One genomic window of Halorhabdus sp. CBA1104 includes the following:
- a CDS encoding carbohydrate ABC transporter permease — protein MSQSTTSKRDGVARLLPEISYRRLGLYFVIIAFVAFFLSPIYTGLVTSLKASGAATTPFLPPTPGNFTLESWGQAFDQLARGFVNSFAMAIPSTILDVILGSTAAYGLTLVDWRRQMPVVLLFVFGIFLPYQAILVPLSDFWVNIFPLSEGLIIEGITIIPANERWGTLAELTITHVAYGIPICFLLFRSYYKTISTELVEAAKVDGASITKIYTRIVLPLSKPMIGVVLIYQFTQIWNEFLFSLTLIGSSSDQAATITLILSGIGADLSGVNFPLRMAAAFLAALPTIVIYVLFAEQFAEGIAT, from the coding sequence ATGAGTCAATCAACCACCTCGAAACGCGACGGTGTCGCACGCCTCCTGCCGGAGATCAGTTACCGCCGGCTCGGGCTGTACTTCGTGATCATCGCCTTCGTGGCGTTTTTCCTGTCGCCGATCTATACGGGACTGGTCACGTCACTGAAAGCGAGCGGAGCCGCGACGACGCCGTTCCTTCCACCAACCCCCGGTAACTTCACGCTCGAAAGCTGGGGCCAGGCGTTCGATCAGTTAGCTCGCGGGTTCGTCAACAGCTTCGCGATGGCGATTCCCTCGACGATACTCGACGTGATTCTCGGGAGTACGGCTGCCTACGGGCTCACCCTGGTCGACTGGCGTCGCCAGATGCCGGTCGTGTTGCTGTTCGTCTTCGGCATCTTCCTGCCCTACCAGGCGATCTTGGTCCCGCTGAGCGACTTCTGGGTCAACATCTTCCCGCTCTCGGAGGGTCTGATCATCGAAGGAATCACGATTATCCCGGCGAACGAACGTTGGGGGACGCTGGCAGAGCTGACGATTACCCACGTCGCCTACGGGATTCCGATCTGTTTCCTCCTGTTCCGGTCGTACTACAAGACGATCTCGACGGAACTGGTCGAGGCCGCGAAAGTCGACGGTGCGAGCATCACGAAGATCTACACGCGCATCGTCCTGCCGCTGTCGAAACCGATGATCGGCGTCGTGTTGATCTACCAGTTCACCCAGATCTGGAACGAGTTCCTGTTCTCGCTGACGCTGATCGGGAGCTCTTCGGACCAGGCGGCGACGATCACGCTCATCCTCTCGGGGATCGGTGCTGACCTGAGCGGGGTCAACTTCCCGCTCCGGATGGCTGCAGCGTTCCTCGCGGCGCTGCCGACGATCGTCATCTACGTGCTGTTCGCCGAACAGTTCGCCGAAGGGATCGCGACGTAA
- a CDS encoding carbohydrate ABC transporter permease: MAGSQDTVAGPGASGGHATETDRRERLRRFWKSDFVRSSPFWLIPLLLMGLAVYGGIIWNFLISLTDYEGFLQPPDYSQLDFEMYAQALADPAVFSTGRNTFVLLVAFTSISLILGLFLAILLDRDIRQKGAIQTIYLLPMALSFVVTAQFWLWMYNFENGLVNTFIGLFGLGPYNWIGDPQLVLGAVIFALIWQFSGYCMVVFLAGLQSIPNDQFEAAKVDGASIIKTYWRVIIPQLKSASVSAAVVLMIFALKIFTFLYAMFGTYRPPKGTDVLATLMVREAFNLQHWAYAAAIATILLAMGLLVVAPYLYYQYKARAL, translated from the coding sequence ATGGCAGGTTCACAAGACACGGTAGCTGGACCCGGTGCTAGCGGTGGCCACGCTACTGAGACCGATAGGCGCGAACGCTTACGGCGGTTCTGGAAGAGTGACTTCGTTCGATCCTCGCCGTTCTGGCTGATCCCATTACTGCTGATGGGGCTGGCTGTCTACGGCGGGATCATCTGGAACTTCTTGATCTCGTTGACGGATTACGAGGGGTTCCTCCAACCGCCGGACTACAGCCAACTGGACTTTGAGATGTACGCCCAGGCGTTGGCGGATCCGGCCGTGTTCTCGACCGGCAGGAACACGTTCGTCCTGCTGGTCGCGTTCACGAGCATCTCGCTCATCCTGGGCCTGTTCCTGGCGATTCTCCTCGATCGAGACATCCGCCAGAAGGGCGCGATCCAGACGATCTACCTGTTGCCGATGGCCCTTTCCTTTGTCGTGACGGCCCAGTTCTGGCTGTGGATGTACAACTTCGAAAACGGACTCGTCAACACCTTCATCGGGTTGTTCGGCCTCGGACCGTACAACTGGATCGGGGATCCACAGTTGGTGCTGGGAGCTGTCATCTTCGCGTTAATATGGCAGTTCAGCGGCTACTGTATGGTCGTGTTCCTGGCCGGCTTGCAGTCGATTCCCAACGACCAGTTCGAGGCCGCGAAGGTCGACGGCGCGAGCATCATCAAGACCTACTGGCGGGTCATCATCCCGCAGTTGAAGTCGGCCTCGGTGAGTGCAGCTGTCGTGCTGATGATCTTCGCGCTGAAGATCTTCACGTTCCTCTATGCGATGTTCGGGACGTACCGACCCCCCAAAGGGACTGACGTGCTCGCGACGCTGATGGTGCGCGAGGCGTTCAACCTCCAGCACTGGGCGTATGCCGCCGCGATCGCGACCATCCTGCTGGCGATGGGACTGCTCGTGGTCGCGCCGTACCTCTACTACCAGTACAAAGCGAGGGCGCTCTAA
- a CDS encoding ABC transporter substrate-binding protein: protein MTEDTSTGGDTVSRRSVLGASAGLAMAGLAGCGGGDTTTEAPADTDTTTESSEPTPNDTELEVLHAWTGGDGAAAVEKLTSMFKEEYPDLATNFRPIGGTGNVNLDSVVARRLANRDPPAAWQAWPGQNITQYGGLLANITDVWEENNYTETMNSRAATESQLNGEYRSMPLVSHRMNNLFYNVHVFDDAGVDPSAIDNPNDLLDAFETIGQETDADPMAHAMSGAWTTLQLVFQNFLGMDGGYDAYMNYIEGDVDEDHLRNALEVTKEMLENHINSDAATIAFTEGNQQMMDGNAGCIQQGNWAYGMYRAEDSGVSYQEDWDWIAYPGTSDMYMLHIDAFTFARDTNTPVKQKMWAKFLGTKDAQVEFGNRKGAIPLRTDIDSSRLTPFLEMNADHLANKEKFPPTIAHGLAVSPEQLSEAKDVIGSNFMGPYNVDQTVSGLTDVVSQ, encoded by the coding sequence ATGACAGAAGATACCAGTACCGGTGGCGACACCGTTTCCCGTCGGAGTGTTCTCGGAGCGTCAGCAGGGCTTGCCATGGCTGGGTTGGCCGGTTGTGGCGGTGGCGATACGACGACCGAGGCCCCCGCGGACACAGATACGACGACCGAGAGCAGTGAGCCGACACCCAACGATACCGAGCTCGAAGTCCTCCACGCCTGGACCGGCGGGGACGGTGCGGCGGCCGTCGAGAAGTTGACCTCGATGTTCAAAGAGGAGTACCCGGATCTGGCGACCAACTTCCGGCCGATCGGCGGGACGGGGAACGTCAACCTCGACTCTGTGGTCGCGCGACGGCTCGCCAACCGGGACCCGCCGGCAGCCTGGCAGGCCTGGCCCGGCCAGAACATCACCCAGTACGGTGGGTTGCTGGCAAACATCACCGACGTCTGGGAGGAGAACAACTACACGGAGACGATGAACTCCAGGGCGGCAACGGAGTCCCAGCTCAACGGCGAGTACCGGTCGATGCCGCTGGTCTCTCACCGGATGAACAATCTGTTCTACAACGTGCACGTCTTCGATGATGCCGGTGTCGATCCGAGTGCGATCGACAATCCGAACGATCTCCTCGACGCGTTCGAAACGATCGGTCAAGAAACCGACGCCGACCCGATGGCTCACGCCATGTCGGGTGCGTGGACGACCCTCCAGCTGGTCTTCCAGAACTTCCTTGGCATGGATGGCGGCTACGACGCCTACATGAACTACATCGAGGGGGACGTCGACGAGGACCACCTCCGGAACGCTCTCGAAGTCACCAAGGAGATGCTGGAAAACCATATCAACAGTGACGCTGCGACGATCGCCTTCACCGAGGGCAACCAGCAGATGATGGATGGCAACGCCGGTTGCATCCAGCAGGGGAACTGGGCGTACGGCATGTACCGTGCCGAGGACAGTGGCGTCTCCTACCAGGAAGACTGGGACTGGATCGCGTATCCGGGCACGAGCGACATGTACATGCTCCACATCGACGCGTTCACCTTCGCCCGTGACACCAACACGCCGGTCAAGCAGAAGATGTGGGCGAAGTTCCTGGGGACGAAAGACGCCCAGGTCGAGTTCGGGAACCGCAAGGGTGCGATCCCGCTCCGGACCGATATCGATTCGAGTCGGCTGACGCCGTTCCTCGAGATGAACGCCGACCACCTGGCGAACAAAGAGAAGTTCCCGCCCACGATCGCACACGGCCTGGCCGTCTCGCCAGAGCAGCTGAGTGAGGCAAAGGACGTGATTGGAAGTAACTTCATGGGGCCGTACAACGTCGACCAGACAGTGTCGGGCCTTACCGACGTTGTCTCACAGTAA
- a CDS encoding ABC transporter ATP-binding protein, translating into MANVILDGVTKKFQDQSGEIIAVDDLDLNIQDGEFLVLVGPSGCGKSTTLRMVAGLEMPTEGTISLDDKPITNLSPQERDVAMVFQSYALYPHMTVRGNMSFGLEEATDLSKDEIRTRVEDAAEMLGIDALLDRKPGELSGGQQQRVALGRAIVREPEAFLLDEPLANLDAKLRSEMRTELQHLQEDLDTTTIYVTHDQTEAMTMSDRIAVLNDGELQQVGTPLECYHRPNNQFVAGFIGDPSMNFLEVTLEDGRLVGEYFEYPLSDDVLANIEGHDELVFGIRPEDVEILDAAERRHEFPATVDVVEPMGDENTVHLAFESQDRTESALTSTISGMRNVDELESIGIGLPESAIHLFDAETGESLHNRSLGEIEGDRPLKGAKPA; encoded by the coding sequence ATGGCGAACGTAATACTCGACGGAGTGACCAAAAAATTCCAGGATCAGAGCGGCGAGATTATCGCGGTTGACGATCTCGATCTCAACATTCAGGACGGTGAGTTCCTCGTTTTGGTCGGTCCGTCAGGGTGTGGTAAGTCGACGACCCTTCGGATGGTCGCCGGGCTCGAAATGCCCACCGAGGGCACGATCAGTCTAGACGATAAGCCGATTACGAACCTCTCGCCCCAGGAACGTGACGTGGCGATGGTCTTCCAGTCGTACGCTCTCTACCCCCACATGACGGTCCGCGGGAACATGTCCTTCGGGCTCGAGGAAGCCACTGACCTCTCGAAAGATGAGATCCGTACACGAGTCGAGGACGCCGCCGAGATGCTGGGGATCGACGCGCTGCTCGACCGGAAACCCGGTGAACTTTCGGGGGGCCAACAGCAGCGGGTCGCGCTTGGCCGAGCGATCGTCCGCGAACCGGAGGCGTTCCTGCTGGACGAACCGCTGGCGAATCTGGACGCGAAACTCCGCTCGGAGATGCGGACGGAACTCCAACACCTCCAGGAGGATCTCGATACGACGACCATCTACGTCACTCACGACCAGACGGAGGCGATGACGATGTCCGATCGAATCGCCGTCCTCAACGACGGTGAACTCCAGCAGGTCGGGACGCCACTGGAGTGCTATCACCGGCCCAACAACCAGTTCGTCGCCGGCTTCATTGGCGATCCGTCGATGAACTTCCTCGAGGTCACGCTCGAAGATGGGCGTCTCGTCGGCGAGTACTTCGAGTACCCGCTCAGCGACGACGTACTGGCAAACATCGAGGGTCACGACGAGCTCGTCTTTGGCATTCGGCCCGAGGACGTCGAGATTCTCGATGCAGCGGAACGGAGACACGAGTTCCCGGCTACCGTCGACGTCGTCGAACCGATGGGCGACGAGAACACGGTCCACCTCGCTTTCGAGAGTCAGGACCGGACTGAATCCGCGCTGACGTCGACGATCAGCGGGATGCGAAACGTCGACGAACTCGAATCGATCGGGATCGGGCTGCCCGAGAGTGCGATCCACCTCTTCGATGCCGAAACGGGCGAATCGTTGCACAATCGGAGTCTCGGGGAGATCGAAGGTGACCGGCCACTCAAAGGCGCAAAACCGGCTTGA
- a CDS encoding methyl-accepting chemotaxis protein, with protein MTDDREVDSTAGSDGGSVFSRVVPNFIRRRFTLKFALILVVMGLAIGVIGATATGAVAEQVEQNVKEEYQNLASQQANAIETWVERNSISVKLASKDTALSRTDPGSRFDIQQELATTAGNVYGVHGIYLLNYSEHAPRVVASPQISFEMNLSETTRAWIQSTPFDSLDVMDVHVTDVHRVGETPVVAFVSPAADHPDRYLVMEYSVADLASSIDTTSDDRFTQVVNDDGIVQVAGESAEVLGQYGDQRALHPVTLAATLRGTDRPAGVIPDMAAKTAVIDEQYTVGYAPISVTNVPLNWTVLVHEPRSSVYGFVWAISRWGRLATLGGVILVGVLGAAIGYNTTRDLNRLRHWAGKLRDGDLEATAGTSRIDAIGELYDGFENMRSSLNQQITEAERARKEAEVSRAEAMRMNEYLQQKAEEYSDTMRQCADGDLTQRLDPDGENEAMDQIATSFNEMVAELERTTEELKQFAVRVEETGEVLQASSDSVRVASGHVADSVQRIADDADDQKERLQDVSAEIDDLADSFEQLAAEETDQDVDEQVDRLNEIAARVGEVATLSEETLAESGIVAGAAEEQASELTAVSERAQDLTQYARPLHDALEEFDTDSEGDLYVGDLSAD; from the coding sequence ATGACAGATGATCGGGAGGTCGATTCGACGGCTGGGTCCGATGGGGGGTCCGTATTCAGTCGAGTCGTGCCGAATTTCATCCGCCGGCGCTTCACGCTCAAGTTCGCACTCATCTTGGTGGTCATGGGCCTGGCGATCGGCGTTATCGGAGCGACGGCAACCGGGGCCGTCGCCGAGCAGGTCGAACAGAACGTCAAAGAGGAGTACCAGAATCTGGCGTCTCAACAGGCAAACGCGATCGAAACGTGGGTCGAGCGCAACTCTATCTCGGTGAAACTCGCATCGAAAGACACCGCGTTGAGTCGAACAGACCCGGGGTCTCGATTCGATATCCAACAGGAACTGGCAACGACAGCCGGGAACGTCTACGGCGTTCACGGCATCTATCTGCTGAATTATTCCGAGCATGCTCCCCGGGTCGTCGCCAGCCCGCAGATCTCTTTCGAGATGAATCTCTCAGAGACGACCCGCGCGTGGATTCAGTCTACCCCCTTCGATTCGCTGGACGTGATGGACGTCCACGTCACTGACGTCCATCGGGTTGGCGAGACGCCTGTCGTCGCGTTCGTCAGCCCAGCCGCTGACCATCCAGATCGGTACCTCGTCATGGAGTACTCCGTCGCTGACCTGGCGTCGTCGATCGACACGACCAGTGACGATCGTTTCACGCAGGTCGTCAACGACGACGGTATCGTACAGGTGGCTGGCGAGAGCGCGGAGGTCCTCGGCCAGTACGGCGACCAGCGGGCACTGCACCCGGTCACGCTCGCAGCGACGTTGCGTGGCACCGATCGGCCGGCTGGTGTGATCCCCGATATGGCGGCCAAAACGGCTGTTATCGACGAACAATACACTGTGGGATATGCTCCGATCAGTGTCACGAACGTCCCGCTGAACTGGACTGTCCTCGTCCACGAACCCCGGTCGAGCGTCTACGGGTTCGTCTGGGCCATCTCGCGATGGGGGCGGCTTGCTACCCTCGGCGGCGTCATCCTCGTCGGTGTCTTGGGGGCCGCGATCGGGTACAACACGACACGTGACCTCAATCGCTTACGCCACTGGGCAGGCAAGCTTCGCGATGGCGATCTCGAAGCGACAGCGGGGACGTCCCGGATCGACGCTATCGGTGAACTGTACGACGGGTTCGAGAACATGCGCTCGTCGCTCAACCAGCAGATAACGGAGGCCGAACGGGCTCGCAAAGAGGCCGAAGTCTCCCGAGCAGAGGCGATGCGGATGAACGAGTACCTCCAGCAGAAGGCTGAGGAATACTCAGACACGATGCGACAGTGTGCAGACGGGGATCTGACCCAACGTCTCGACCCGGATGGGGAGAACGAAGCGATGGATCAGATCGCGACGTCGTTCAACGAGATGGTCGCGGAACTAGAGCGGACCACCGAGGAACTGAAACAGTTCGCCGTCCGGGTCGAGGAGACCGGCGAGGTCCTCCAGGCCAGTTCCGACAGCGTTCGCGTCGCGAGCGGTCACGTTGCCGATTCTGTCCAGCGGATCGCCGACGATGCCGACGATCAAAAAGAGCGCCTTCAGGACGTCTCAGCGGAGATCGACGACCTGGCCGACAGCTTCGAGCAGCTTGCTGCCGAGGAAACTGACCAAGACGTGGACGAACAGGTCGATCGTCTCAACGAGATCGCCGCCCGGGTCGGTGAGGTCGCGACCCTGAGTGAGGAGACGCTCGCGGAATCGGGCATCGTCGCCGGTGCGGCCGAAGAACAAGCCTCGGAACTCACTGCGGTGTCCGAACGTGCCCAAGACCTCACCCAATACGCGCGCCCGCTCCACGACGCCCTCGAAGAGTTCGACACCGACAGCGAGGGCGACCTCTACGTCGGCGACCTCTCGGCGGACTGA
- a CDS encoding archaea-specific SMC-related protein, translating to MVHSATDTDMAADAITVSVENVGGIEQTDVTIDPGVTVLRGRNATNRTSFLSAVDSALGGTAGSIKTDADTGSVALQIGDQRYERTFRRDGEDVHVDGEPYVADGSLVETFVTLLENNPARRAVERGGDLREIIMRPIDTDEIERRIESLQREKRQLDDRIDRVGERKDELPALEDRRQSLQADVESIDDEIATLRTEIDAYEADHETAAEADSLVEELDEARQEHNRVENEIEVVEAEIESLEGELAELTGTDEGVEYTDEDLEQVKEDLAVARERRRQLEETINALFTIVEFNQDLLDGSLELPGIEPTDSDPTSELAPDDERDLVCWTCGSPVTRNDVDVRLDSLRAVIEQKRAERTDVTSRVETLEDERETIETTLDEQDRIERERSSLRKRLNQRRERRSTLESRQSELADTIADLEREVADTQQLRDDDLLEMYERLSDLQYERGQLNQQLEDVTDDIESIQALPAVADLNEQRSELRDQIAEQRARIDRLEQRAVETFNQHMDELLDVLGYDNITRVWIEKRSSQASPAADSSFNLHVIRESADGVGYEETIDNLSESERELIGLVFALAGYLTHEVYEDVPFILLDSLEAIDAERTSKLVDHFSEYVDVLLVALLPEDAQAVADRHDRIPAEALQ from the coding sequence ATGGTCCACTCAGCTACCGATACGGATATGGCGGCCGATGCTATCACTGTCTCCGTCGAGAACGTCGGTGGGATCGAGCAGACAGACGTGACGATCGATCCCGGCGTGACTGTTCTTCGCGGTCGCAATGCGACCAACCGGACGTCGTTCCTTTCGGCGGTCGACAGTGCTCTTGGCGGGACGGCTGGCTCGATCAAGACAGATGCCGACACTGGGTCGGTGGCCCTTCAGATCGGTGACCAACGGTACGAGCGGACCTTCCGGCGAGACGGTGAAGACGTCCACGTAGACGGGGAGCCGTACGTTGCCGACGGTTCACTGGTCGAGACGTTCGTCACGTTGCTCGAAAACAATCCGGCGCGACGAGCAGTCGAACGGGGTGGGGACCTCCGCGAGATCATCATGCGTCCGATCGACACGGACGAGATCGAACGCCGCATCGAGTCCTTACAGCGGGAAAAACGGCAACTCGACGACCGGATCGATCGGGTCGGTGAGCGGAAAGACGAACTGCCGGCCCTGGAGGATCGGCGACAATCCCTCCAGGCGGACGTCGAGTCGATCGACGACGAGATCGCCACGCTTCGGACGGAGATCGACGCCTACGAGGCCGATCACGAAACGGCGGCCGAGGCCGATTCACTCGTCGAAGAACTCGACGAGGCCCGACAAGAGCACAACCGCGTCGAAAACGAGATCGAGGTCGTCGAAGCCGAGATCGAGTCACTGGAAGGGGAACTGGCGGAACTCACCGGCACAGACGAGGGCGTCGAGTACACTGACGAGGATCTCGAGCAGGTCAAAGAGGATCTCGCCGTCGCGCGTGAACGGCGTCGACAGCTCGAAGAGACGATCAACGCACTGTTTACGATCGTCGAATTCAACCAGGACCTACTCGACGGGTCACTGGAACTGCCTGGCATCGAACCCACCGACAGTGATCCGACCAGCGAACTGGCACCGGACGACGAACGTGATTTGGTCTGTTGGACGTGTGGGAGTCCTGTCACTCGCAACGACGTCGATGTTCGGCTCGATTCGCTTCGAGCGGTCATCGAACAAAAGCGCGCCGAGCGGACAGACGTGACGTCACGCGTCGAGACGCTCGAAGACGAACGGGAGACGATCGAAACGACGCTCGACGAACAAGACCGGATCGAACGTGAGCGCTCGTCGCTGCGCAAGCGACTCAACCAGCGGCGTGAGCGTCGGTCCACACTCGAATCGCGACAGTCGGAACTCGCCGACACCATCGCAGATCTCGAACGCGAAGTTGCAGACACACAGCAACTCCGGGACGACGATCTACTGGAGATGTACGAACGGCTCAGCGACTTACAGTACGAACGGGGCCAACTCAATCAGCAACTCGAAGACGTTACCGACGACATCGAGTCGATCCAGGCGTTACCGGCTGTGGCAGATCTGAACGAACAACGGTCGGAGTTGCGCGACCAGATCGCCGAGCAGCGTGCCCGTATCGATCGCCTCGAACAGCGGGCCGTCGAGACGTTCAACCAGCACATGGACGAGCTACTCGACGTCCTGGGGTACGATAACATTACTCGTGTCTGGATCGAGAAGCGCTCGTCCCAGGCTAGCCCAGCTGCCGATAGCAGTTTCAACCTACACGTTATTCGGGAGTCGGCCGACGGCGTTGGGTACGAGGAGACGATCGACAATCTGAGCGAAAGCGAGCGCGAACTGATCGGGCTCGTCTTCGCCCTCGCTGGGTATCTCACCCACGAAGTCTACGAGGACGTCCCGTTCATCCTTCTCGACTCCTTGGAAGCGATCGACGCCGAGCGAACGTCGAAACTCGTCGATCATTTCTCGGAGTACGTCGATGTCTTGCTCGTCGCCTTGCTTCCCGAGGATGCCCAGGCGGTGGCCGACCGTCACGACCGGATCCCGGCGGAGGCCCTCCAGTAG
- the rdfA gene encoding rod-determining factor RdfA codes for MAESPCSCKVGRVAERYDLSDLDTDLQSRHDAGTSLRALATVLNKRILRTALERAGGDTSTLVSSDRGVDALFDVLDGSTEATDTERVRVKTRLEQAGVDVEAVTDDWVSHATIKSHLNECLSVDTSRETSITESDAIDTIEWTRTRSENVIAETIERLQNAGLIAVGEPTTSVRARITCEDCGRSYAVRDLLDAGGCACRDDESRPRE; via the coding sequence ATGGCTGAGTCTCCGTGCTCGTGTAAGGTCGGTCGCGTCGCCGAACGCTACGATCTCTCGGATCTGGATACCGACCTACAGAGTCGCCACGACGCAGGAACGAGTTTGCGTGCCTTAGCGACAGTCCTCAACAAGCGAATCCTCCGGACGGCACTCGAGCGGGCTGGCGGGGACACGTCGACGCTCGTCTCCAGCGACCGCGGTGTCGATGCGCTGTTTGACGTCCTCGATGGCAGCACGGAAGCGACGGACACAGAACGCGTCAGGGTCAAGACGAGACTGGAACAGGCCGGCGTCGACGTCGAAGCAGTCACCGACGACTGGGTATCCCACGCGACGATCAAGAGCCACCTCAACGAGTGTCTGTCCGTCGATACGAGCCGGGAGACGTCGATCACTGAATCGGACGCCATCGATACGATCGAGTGGACCAGAACACGCTCGGAGAACGTGATTGCAGAGACAATTGAGCGACTCCAGAACGCGGGACTGATCGCGGTTGGCGAGCCGACAACGAGCGTTAGGGCGCGGATTACCTGCGAAGACTGTGGTCGCTCCTACGCCGTTCGGGACCTACTAGACGCTGGAGGCTGTGCCTGTAGGGACGACGAATCACGTCCCCGAGAGTGA
- a CDS encoding IclR family transcriptional regulator, with protein sequence MTRADDTGVKTARTSFAIVEAIAELDGAGISELARHLDRSKGGIHKHVHTLADLGYLVEDDGTYRLGLGFWTLGTDVRDRLMPEQVRSIIDDLAASIGHVVTLVIYESGTAAVVYSKAPATASVQPFGDGDSLPLHATAGGKAILAYLPDSECDSVLEGDLEAYTEATLTDPQALRAALGDVRQQRLARDDGEYDPAVECVAAPIVDSGGYPRGSVVVTSGTEELLGGTLEADASLIVSASKSLENTMTD encoded by the coding sequence ATGACACGAGCGGACGACACAGGCGTCAAAACTGCCCGGACGAGTTTCGCGATCGTCGAGGCGATCGCCGAACTCGATGGCGCTGGAATCAGTGAACTGGCACGGCACCTCGATCGCTCGAAAGGCGGCATTCACAAGCACGTCCACACCCTCGCCGATCTCGGCTATCTGGTCGAGGACGACGGCACGTATCGGCTCGGTCTCGGCTTCTGGACGCTCGGGACCGACGTCCGGGATCGACTGATGCCGGAACAGGTTCGCTCGATCATCGACGACCTCGCAGCCTCGATCGGGCACGTCGTCACGCTCGTGATCTACGAGAGCGGCACTGCAGCAGTCGTCTATTCGAAGGCCCCCGCCACGGCCTCAGTACAGCCTTTTGGGGACGGTGACTCGCTCCCGTTGCACGCGACTGCCGGCGGGAAGGCGATTCTCGCGTACTTACCCGACTCGGAGTGTGACTCGGTACTTGAAGGCGATCTGGAAGCCTACACCGAGGCGACGCTGACCGATCCCCAAGCCCTCCGTGCAGCGCTTGGGGACGTGCGCCAGCAGCGACTCGCCCGTGACGATGGCGAATACGATCCGGCCGTCGAGTGTGTCGCGGCACCGATCGTCGACTCCGGGGGCTATCCCCGAGGGTCGGTCGTCGTCACGAGTGGCACCGAAGAACTCCTCGGCGGGACTCTCGAAGCGGACGCGAGCCTCATCGTCAGCGCCTCGAAGTCGCTCGAAAACACCATGACCGACTGA
- the galT gene encoding galactose-1-phosphate uridylyltransferase, with protein MTERRWDPTLQEWVITATHRQERTFKPPENYCPFCPTAEDAAYPTAIPEPEYDMAVVENGFPSLQPDPPEPAVEGTDLAPVEPANGQCEVVLFTAEHDGQLSTEPTERFVNLVQLWRDRYETLGAVEDHEYVYIFENKGEEVGVTLHHPHGQIYAYPFVPPKVRRELDNSADHHDETGRCLFCDVIASEREDGRRIVAQNDSFTAVVPFHARWTYEVHVYANEHVPSMADFTDQHERDLGAVLKELQVSYDALFGFEMPYIMATHQQPTTGEGAAYAHFHMEFYPPYRTEHKLKYPAGSERGGGAYINNKLAEEAAAELRDVN; from the coding sequence GTGACCGAACGCCGTTGGGATCCGACCTTACAGGAGTGGGTCATCACTGCAACTCACCGTCAGGAACGGACGTTCAAACCGCCGGAAAATTACTGTCCGTTCTGTCCGACCGCCGAGGACGCCGCGTATCCGACGGCCATCCCCGAGCCCGAGTACGACATGGCTGTCGTCGAAAATGGCTTCCCGTCCCTCCAGCCCGACCCGCCCGAGCCCGCCGTCGAGGGGACCGATCTCGCGCCGGTCGAGCCCGCAAACGGCCAGTGTGAGGTCGTCCTGTTTACCGCCGAGCACGACGGCCAGCTGTCCACCGAACCCACCGAGCGGTTCGTCAATCTGGTCCAGCTCTGGCGTGATCGCTACGAGACTCTCGGGGCTGTCGAGGACCACGAGTACGTCTACATCTTCGAGAACAAGGGCGAGGAAGTCGGCGTGACGCTCCATCATCCACACGGCCAGATCTACGCCTACCCGTTCGTCCCGCCGAAAGTCCGTCGGGAACTGGACAACTCGGCCGACCATCACGACGAGACCGGCCGGTGTCTGTTCTGTGACGTCATCGCCTCCGAACGCGAGGACGGGCGACGCATCGTCGCTCAGAACGACTCCTTTACCGCTGTCGTGCCGTTTCACGCCCGCTGGACCTACGAAGTCCACGTCTACGCCAACGAGCACGTCCCGTCGATGGCTGACTTCACAGATCAGCACGAACGGGACCTCGGGGCCGTGCTGAAAGAACTGCAGGTCAGCTACGACGCGCTGTTCGGCTTCGAGATGCCCTACATCATGGCGACCCACCAGCAGCCGACGACCGGCGAAGGCGCGGCGTACGCCCACTTCCACATGGAGTTTTACCCACCCTACCGCACTGAACACAAGCTCAAGTATCCCGCCGGCAGCGAACGCGGTGGTGGGGCGTACATCAACAACAAACTCGCCGAGGAAGCCGCGGCTGAACTCCGGGACGTGAACTGA